The Hymenobacter sp. 5317J-9 genome has a window encoding:
- a CDS encoding alpha-amylase family glycosyl hydrolase codes for MFLPKIVRTVALVLGSVGLLAACHKDAPPPDVVFPTFTPTPTPPQYGTPYAGVPNRQDAVIYQVNMRAFSQGGNLAGVTARLDSIKAIGVNVLYLMPIYPVGTDSKAVNSPYAVKDYRAVNPEFGTLADLRTLVDAAHARGLSVMLDWVANHTSWDNAWITQHPDWYVRDGAGAIKAVSNNGQTFNDVAQLDFNNVDMRAEMISAMKSWVFTANVDGFRCDYADFQPADFWKQAVDTLRNVKTHKLLLLAEGKRPAGFTSGFDYNFGFDFYGGIYNVYRSNQPATVFDALNTSEYSGATGTQQVVRYITNHDVNGSDGSPVTLFGGDAGAMSAFVIASLYKGIPFVYNGQEVGMSRAIPFPFTGVKITWGVRSDVKRAYQQLLTARAASTALRTGTPTAYSTANVCAFTKTAGAEQALVLVNVRNSPSTYTLPAALANTSWANALQSGTVALATSVTLPAYGYLVLKK; via the coding sequence ATGTTTCTTCCTAAAATAGTGCGCACAGTTGCGTTGGTGCTGGGCAGCGTGGGCCTGCTGGCGGCTTGCCACAAAGACGCCCCGCCGCCCGATGTGGTGTTCCCGACGTTTACCCCCACGCCTACGCCGCCGCAGTACGGCACGCCCTACGCCGGGGTGCCCAACCGCCAGGATGCGGTGATTTACCAGGTGAACATGCGGGCGTTCAGCCAGGGCGGCAACCTGGCCGGCGTCACGGCCCGGCTCGATTCCATCAAAGCCATTGGGGTGAACGTGCTGTATCTGATGCCCATTTATCCGGTGGGCACCGACAGCAAGGCGGTGAATTCGCCCTACGCCGTGAAGGACTACCGCGCCGTGAATCCCGAATTCGGTACCCTCGCCGACCTGCGCACGCTGGTAGACGCCGCCCACGCCCGCGGCCTGAGCGTGATGCTGGACTGGGTGGCCAACCACACCTCCTGGGACAATGCCTGGATAACCCAGCACCCCGACTGGTACGTGCGCGACGGGGCCGGCGCCATCAAGGCGGTGTCGAACAACGGACAGACGTTCAACGACGTAGCTCAGCTCGATTTCAACAACGTCGACATGCGGGCTGAGATGATTTCGGCCATGAAGTCGTGGGTGTTCACGGCCAACGTCGACGGTTTTCGGTGCGACTACGCCGATTTTCAGCCCGCCGACTTCTGGAAACAGGCCGTCGACACCCTGCGCAACGTGAAAACCCACAAGCTGCTGCTGCTGGCCGAGGGCAAGCGCCCGGCCGGTTTTACTTCGGGCTTCGACTACAATTTCGGCTTCGACTTCTACGGCGGCATCTACAACGTGTACCGCAGCAACCAGCCCGCCACGGTGTTTGATGCCCTGAATACCAGCGAGTATTCGGGTGCTACCGGCACGCAGCAAGTGGTGCGCTACATCACCAACCATGACGTGAACGGCTCGGACGGCTCCCCCGTCACCCTGTTTGGCGGCGACGCGGGCGCCATGTCGGCCTTCGTCATCGCCTCCCTCTACAAGGGCATTCCCTTCGTGTACAACGGCCAGGAAGTGGGCATGAGCCGCGCCATTCCGTTTCCCTTCACCGGCGTAAAAATCACTTGGGGCGTGCGCTCCGACGTGAAACGCGCCTACCAGCAGCTGCTCACGGCCCGGGCGGCCAGCACGGCCTTGCGCACGGGTACGCCCACGGCCTACAGTACGGCCAACGTGTGCGCCTTCACCAAAACCGCCGGCGCCGAGCAGGCCCTGGTGCTCGTGAACGTGCGCAACTCGCCCAGCACCTACACCCTGCCCGCCGCGCTGGCCAACACCAGCTGGGCCAATGCCCTGCAGAGCGGCACCGTGGCCCTAGCCACCTCGGTTACGCTGCCGGCCTATGGCTACCTGGTGCTGAAAAAGTAG